A genome region from Frankineae bacterium MT45 includes the following:
- a CDS encoding Putative NADH-flavin reductase, translating to MKIVVLGATGKVGSRFTTLAVEAGHQVVAFARKPEAVKPQSGVTTAKGAAEDTAALAAAAEGADALLVSITGSMRDASFMQRTLPKVIAAAKQAGVTRIVLVSAFGAGDTAKKASGVARLMYRTVLGKFFGDKAASDQLLQSSGLDWTIVYPVNLKDAAALPDGAAVKTLAQVGKVPGLPTLPFDNAAAAILGVITDPASIGQRVLITTPKGWKPAQ from the coding sequence GTGAAGATCGTTGTACTGGGAGCCACCGGCAAGGTCGGCTCCCGCTTCACCACGCTAGCTGTTGAGGCCGGCCATCAGGTCGTGGCCTTCGCTCGGAAGCCGGAGGCGGTCAAGCCTCAGTCCGGCGTGACGACTGCGAAGGGTGCCGCGGAAGACACCGCGGCGCTGGCCGCCGCCGCTGAGGGTGCCGACGCGCTGCTGGTGTCGATCACTGGATCTATGAGGGACGCGAGCTTCATGCAGCGCACGCTGCCGAAGGTGATCGCGGCTGCAAAGCAAGCTGGCGTCACTCGAATCGTTCTCGTATCGGCCTTCGGTGCTGGAGATACGGCAAAGAAGGCATCGGGCGTCGCTCGGCTGATGTACCGGACCGTGCTGGGGAAGTTCTTCGGCGACAAGGCCGCCTCGGACCAGCTGCTCCAGTCCTCCGGGCTGGACTGGACGATCGTCTACCCGGTCAACCTCAAGGACGCCGCTGCGCTCCCCGACGGCGCCGCAGTCAAGACGCTCGCCCAGGTTGGGAAGGTCCCCGGACTACCGACGCTGCCGTTCGACAATGCCGCCGCAGCTATTCTCGGCGTCATCACTGATCCGGCGAGCATCGGGCAGCGAGTCCTTATCACGACTCCGAAGGGCTGGAAGCCGGCGCAATGA